A region of Allocoleopsis franciscana PCC 7113 DNA encodes the following proteins:
- a CDS encoding methyltransferase family protein: MLKIFQEWGFSLQGWRNGERGEYLVLLQGALMIGFVFLPVYRPVGWVIDSPLFLSLRWGIATVLGLAASIFIGKGLLDLGRNLTPLPYPKEDGQLVQSGIYSIVRHPLYTGLIAVALSWSVFHVSLSHLIATAILFTFFDAKSRREEAWLTQKYSDYAEYQQQVKKLIPGLY; encoded by the coding sequence ATGCTGAAAATATTTCAAGAGTGGGGCTTCTCACTTCAAGGATGGCGCAATGGTGAACGAGGGGAGTACTTAGTCCTACTTCAAGGTGCCCTAATGATTGGTTTTGTATTCTTGCCAGTTTACCGCCCAGTGGGCTGGGTCATTGACTCACCCCTATTTTTGTCTCTACGCTGGGGTATCGCTACTGTGCTGGGACTAGCAGCCTCCATTTTCATCGGCAAAGGGCTGCTGGACTTAGGGCGAAACTTAACCCCCTTGCCTTACCCGAAAGAGGATGGACAATTAGTACAGTCTGGCATTTACAGCATCGTGCGTCATCCGCTGTACACTGGGCTGATTGCTGTCGCCTTGAGCTGGTCTGTCTTCCATGTCAGCCTTTCTCACCTGATTGCAACCGCTATCCTATTCACCTTTTTCGATGCTAAAAGCCGCCGAGAAGAAGCCTGGTTAACTCAGAAATATTCAGATTACGCAGAGTACCAGCAACAGGTGAAAAAACTTATCCCTGGTTTGTACTAA
- a CDS encoding DUF561 domain-containing protein, which yields MTMHPTLQKAFDQSQVLKVISGLNNFDAKSVAATVKAADRGGATFVDIAADPDLVRLVRQLTNMPICVSAVESAQFVTAVEAGADLIEIGNFDSFYAQGKRFEAEEVLALTYETRALLPHITLSVTVPHILTLDRQVQLAEDLVQAGADIIQTEGGTSSSPRSAGTLGLIEKASPTLAAAYEISRAVSVPVMCASGLSNVTVPMAIAAGAKGVGVGSAINQLDNEVAMVAAVRSLVEALATVSPRSLQV from the coding sequence ATGACTATGCATCCAACCCTACAAAAAGCATTCGACCAGAGCCAAGTCCTCAAAGTCATTAGCGGTTTAAATAATTTTGACGCCAAAAGCGTTGCCGCGACGGTAAAAGCCGCTGATCGAGGCGGTGCGACGTTTGTGGATATCGCCGCCGATCCAGATTTGGTCAGGTTGGTTCGCCAATTGACAAACATGCCAATTTGTGTATCAGCCGTGGAATCGGCTCAATTTGTTACTGCCGTTGAAGCCGGTGCCGATCTGATCGAGATTGGTAACTTTGATAGCTTTTACGCTCAAGGAAAGCGGTTTGAGGCAGAAGAAGTATTGGCGTTGACTTATGAAACACGAGCGCTCCTACCTCACATCACCCTATCCGTTACCGTCCCCCACATTCTGACCTTAGATCGGCAAGTACAACTGGCGGAAGACTTAGTCCAAGCCGGTGCCGACATTATCCAAACCGAAGGCGGAACGAGCAGTTCACCCCGCTCAGCCGGAACCCTAGGGTTAATTGAAAAAGCATCCCCCACCTTGGCGGCAGCTTATGAGATTTCCCGTGCGGTATCAGTACCCGTGATGTGTGCCTCTGGCTTATCCAACGTCACTGTACCCATGGCGATTGCCGCAGGTGCGAAGGGTGTTGGCGTTGGTTCTGCCATCAATCAGTTGGATAACGAAGTTGCCATGGTGGCGGCTGTCCGCAGTCTGGTTGAAGCCTTGGCGACGGTTAGCCCCCGGAGCCTTCAGGTTTAA
- a CDS encoding fatty acid desaturase produces the protein MTISAIKEPGSNTTPLVTASSLRLKDILRTLPREVFTKDRRKAWTLVIINVLMVCLGYWGLAVVPWFLLPPLWIFTGTALTGFFVIGHDCGHRSFANRRWVNDLVGHLAFLPLIYPFHSWRLLHNHHHAHTNKLEEDNAWHPFTPEFYASSPGWVKFFYQLIRGRVWWIGSIAHWGLMHFNWTQFQGKKRSQVKFSALVALGFAAIAFPLLLATTGIWGFVKFWLMPWMVYHFWMSTFTIVHHTAPDIPFTPTRDWNEAEAQLFGTVYCTYPRWVEFLCHDINVHIPHHISTAIPSYNLRLAHSALKENWGDKLYECNFSWSLMKQITDECHLHRADNYYQSFKDYQAKL, from the coding sequence ATGACTATATCGGCAATTAAAGAACCAGGTTCCAACACAACGCCTCTAGTGACGGCTTCGTCCTTAAGATTGAAGGACATTTTGCGAACCTTACCGCGAGAGGTTTTTACGAAAGACCGTCGTAAAGCCTGGACTTTGGTAATCATTAACGTGTTAATGGTTTGCTTGGGCTACTGGGGTCTAGCTGTGGTGCCCTGGTTTCTTTTACCCCCTTTATGGATTTTTACCGGTACCGCGTTGACCGGTTTTTTTGTGATTGGTCATGATTGTGGGCACCGCTCTTTTGCAAATCGGCGCTGGGTGAATGACCTGGTCGGGCATTTGGCTTTTCTACCCCTGATTTATCCCTTTCACAGTTGGCGACTACTACACAATCACCATCACGCCCATACCAATAAGCTGGAAGAAGACAATGCGTGGCACCCCTTTACACCGGAATTTTATGCCAGTAGTCCGGGTTGGGTAAAGTTTTTTTACCAGCTTATCCGGGGTCGAGTTTGGTGGATTGGCTCGATCGCCCATTGGGGATTGATGCACTTTAACTGGACTCAGTTTCAGGGGAAAAAGCGCTCTCAGGTGAAGTTTTCGGCTTTAGTGGCGCTTGGTTTTGCGGCGATCGCGTTTCCTTTACTTTTAGCTACAACGGGTATCTGGGGCTTTGTCAAATTCTGGCTCATGCCTTGGATGGTTTACCACTTCTGGATGAGTACCTTCACGATTGTTCACCATACAGCACCTGACATTCCTTTCACACCTACTCGTGATTGGAATGAGGCTGAAGCTCAGCTTTTTGGCACCGTCTATTGCACCTATCCCCGTTGGGTCGAATTCCTCTGCCACGACATCAACGTCCACATCCCCCATCACATTTCTACCGCTATTCCTTCCTACAATCTGCGGTTGGCTCATAGTGCCCTAAAAGAAAATTGGGGTGACAAACTTTATGAGTGTAATTTCTCTTGGTCTTTAATGAAGCAAATTACAGACGAGTGTCACCTTCACAGGGCAGATAATTACTATCAGTCTTTTAAGGACTACCAAGCTAAACTCTAG
- a CDS encoding C-type lectin domain-containing protein, with the protein MKFISVWQNLSVAAATVLMSLSVGTAAQAFTFTNPTTGNQYFLTTARSSWTEAQAEAMAAGGNLVTINDAEEQKWLLDVFGGTELFWLGLTDEQMEGVWKWSNGDNVTYTNWTPNEPNNALSYAGQYFGGENYVVMNWQSNGKWNDVANTFVKSRGIVEIVKNYIDKIPNIFEQKNERACQ; encoded by the coding sequence ATGAAATTTATCTCTGTCTGGCAAAACTTATCCGTAGCTGCTGCAACAGTATTAATGTCTTTGAGTGTAGGAACCGCTGCTCAAGCGTTTACATTTACTAACCCGACAACGGGCAATCAATATTTCTTAACTACAGCTCGCTCATCTTGGACTGAAGCTCAAGCGGAAGCTATGGCGGCGGGTGGAAATCTCGTCACCATCAACGATGCTGAAGAACAAAAGTGGCTCTTAGATGTTTTCGGTGGCACCGAGCTTTTTTGGCTCGGACTCACTGATGAACAAATGGAAGGTGTTTGGAAATGGAGCAATGGAGACAATGTGACTTACACAAATTGGACTCCCAACGAACCTAATAATGCTTTATCCTATGCAGGCCAATATTTTGGGGGCGAAAACTATGTGGTGATGAATTGGCAGAGTAATGGAAAATGGAATGACGTTGCTAATACTTTTGTGAAATCTCGCGGTATTGTGGAAATTGTTAAAAATTATATCGATAAAATTCCTAATATTTTTGAGCAAAAAAACGAGAGAGCTTGCCAGTAG
- a CDS encoding DegT/DnrJ/EryC1/StrS family aminotransferase: MRNIPPIDLKRQYQMIGEQVSAAVQDVLTSGRYIGGPSVESFEQQFAAYMGVSEGIACNSGTDALYLALRALQIGPGDEVITTPFTFIATAEVITAVGATPVFVDIDAQTFNLDVTQLAAAITDKTKAIIPVHLFGQPVDMTALMDLAETYGLAVIEDCAQATGAEWAGQKVGSIGHVGCFSFFPTKNLGACGDGGAVVTNDQNLATSIRQLREHGMVSRYYHEATGINSRLDALQAAILKIKLPYLEQWNVARRELAANYHQLLKPVPGVVLPQEQPGSWAVWNQYTLRLTQDNSSGRFRDEVRRQLQELGVTAMVYYPLPLHLQPVYQKLGYQVGQFPVAETVCHEVLSLPIFPELSFEEQQQVVYRLKDCLILERV, encoded by the coding sequence GTGAGAAATATTCCCCCTATTGACCTGAAACGGCAGTACCAAATGATTGGCGAACAAGTCAGTGCTGCGGTTCAGGATGTCCTAACCTCCGGGCGTTATATTGGTGGTCCTAGTGTCGAAAGCTTTGAGCAGCAGTTTGCCGCTTACATGGGTGTGAGTGAAGGCATCGCCTGCAATTCTGGTACCGATGCCCTTTATCTGGCTCTACGGGCGTTGCAGATTGGCCCAGGAGATGAAGTGATTACAACACCCTTTACCTTTATTGCCACGGCTGAGGTGATTACAGCGGTTGGTGCAACGCCAGTGTTTGTTGATATTGATGCTCAAACGTTTAATCTTGACGTAACTCAGCTAGCCGCCGCCATTACTGATAAAACCAAGGCTATTATCCCGGTTCACTTATTTGGGCAACCGGTGGATATGACTGCCCTGATGGATCTAGCAGAAACTTACGGATTGGCTGTGATTGAAGACTGTGCTCAGGCAACCGGTGCTGAGTGGGCAGGGCAAAAAGTAGGAAGCATTGGACATGTTGGCTGCTTTAGTTTTTTTCCCACCAAGAATTTAGGTGCTTGTGGAGATGGTGGGGCAGTCGTCACTAATGATCAGAATTTGGCTACCTCCATCCGTCAGTTGCGAGAACACGGTATGGTTAGCCGCTATTACCATGAAGCTACAGGTATCAACAGCCGATTGGATGCCTTGCAAGCTGCCATCCTCAAAATTAAGCTACCTTATCTTGAGCAATGGAATGTTGCACGTCGTGAGCTAGCTGCCAATTATCACCAGTTATTGAAGCCAGTACCCGGAGTGGTGCTTCCTCAGGAACAACCAGGAAGTTGGGCGGTATGGAATCAATACACCCTTCGTCTCACTCAAGACAACAGCAGTGGACGCTTTCGGGATGAAGTGCGCCGTCAGCTTCAGGAGTTAGGCGTCACTGCAATGGTTTATTATCCCCTACCTTTGCATTTGCAGCCGGTTTATCAGAAATTAGGCTACCAAGTGGGTCAGTTTCCTGTGGCTGAAACCGTCTGCCATGAGGTATTATCTCTGCCCATTTTCCCAGAACTTTCCTTTGAGGAGCAGCAACAAGTGGTCTATCGCTTGAAGGATTGCTTAATTTTGGAACGAGTTTAG
- a CDS encoding PEP-CTERM sorting domain-containing protein — protein sequence MNIYTKIAINTTLAGISLAAIKMPAQAATFWEINDAGNTFNSAQTVSGLDNKLLDIIEGSLTSTQDKDYFRFSFGGIGTLAIETGPYFNMPFPSNTFPAFQLFNSNYSLMGGYFMGDFTWGLGNISGSRISYSSGIAQVKFNNLSAGEYVLKVDGTGQFNNQNPIHEGNYAVRLSGAEFIPSQPQSVPEPITSVGVLIAGGIGWLMKKKRVS from the coding sequence GTGAATATATACACCAAAATAGCCATTAATACAACTCTCGCAGGAATAAGTTTGGCTGCAATTAAAATGCCGGCCCAAGCCGCCACGTTTTGGGAAATTAATGATGCCGGAAATACGTTTAATAGTGCCCAAACGGTGAGTGGATTAGACAACAAGTTGTTAGATATCATTGAGGGAAGCCTGACATCAACGCAAGATAAAGATTATTTTCGCTTTTCCTTTGGTGGCATAGGAACTTTGGCAATTGAAACAGGCCCTTATTTCAACATGCCATTTCCATCAAATACTTTTCCAGCTTTTCAGCTTTTTAATAGCAATTACTCTTTAATGGGTGGGTATTTTATGGGTGATTTTACCTGGGGATTAGGGAATATATCAGGTAGTCGAATTTCTTATAGTTCTGGAATTGCTCAAGTTAAATTTAATAACTTGTCAGCCGGAGAATACGTATTGAAAGTTGACGGCACGGGTCAATTCAATAATCAGAACCCCATTCATGAAGGGAACTATGCTGTAAGATTATCCGGTGCAGAATTTATCCCTTCCCAGCCTCAATCGGTACCTGAACCCATTACATCAGTTGGCGTACTAATCGCTGGTGGCATTGGCTGGCTGATGAAGAAAAAGAGAGTATCTTGA
- a CDS encoding ABC transporter permease has product MENSLIELDPIDLVGALGLMAIAIGLSSWQKLGLEFQLAIATGRTVVQLLVVGSILAVIFDLKDPVAVPGVLGVLMIMLTIATITTRNRVGKKIPRLIPVVFGALFFSTALTLSYTNLLIIHPRTWYEPQYLIPLAGIVLGNAMNGAAIAGERFVSSVKSSRQEIETHLSLGATPQQAVETYRKEAIRAGLIPTLNQMMIVGVVTLPGMITGQLLSGIDPLNAASYQILIMFMIAFANLTTTVLVTQGVARQFFNAQAQLQLP; this is encoded by the coding sequence GTGGAAAATTCTTTAATTGAACTTGACCCGATTGACTTAGTTGGGGCATTAGGCTTGATGGCAATCGCCATTGGCTTATCGAGCTGGCAAAAGCTGGGGCTAGAATTTCAGCTTGCGATCGCCACCGGTAGAACCGTTGTCCAGTTGTTGGTCGTGGGTTCCATCCTGGCTGTAATCTTTGATTTAAAAGACCCCGTCGCCGTTCCAGGGGTTCTAGGGGTGTTAATGATCATGCTGACCATTGCCACCATTACCACCCGCAATCGGGTCGGAAAAAAGATTCCCCGGCTTATCCCCGTAGTGTTCGGTGCACTATTTTTCAGTACAGCCTTGACTCTGAGTTATACCAATCTGTTAATCATTCACCCCAGAACTTGGTATGAGCCACAGTACCTGATTCCCTTAGCGGGGATTGTACTGGGTAATGCCATGAATGGAGCCGCGATCGCGGGGGAACGCTTCGTCAGTAGCGTGAAAAGCAGCCGCCAGGAGATTGAAACGCATCTTAGCTTGGGCGCAACGCCCCAGCAGGCGGTAGAAACTTATCGCAAAGAGGCGATCCGGGCTGGATTAATTCCTACGTTGAATCAAATGATGATTGTGGGGGTTGTTACGTTACCAGGGATGATTACAGGTCAATTACTGAGTGGGATTGACCCGTTAAATGCCGCATCTTACCAGATTTTGATCATGTTTATGATTGCCTTTGCCAACCTGACAACAACTGTCTTGGTTACTCAAGGTGTTGCACGTCAATTTTTCAACGCACAAGCTCAGCTCCAGTTACCATAA
- a CDS encoding serine/threonine-protein kinase — MNFAPGNLSSFHSDVLQQTQLGQLCGQQQLFRNRYEVLRMLGRGGFGVTFLAKDVLLPSEPLCVIKQLCPKVADPAALENAQRRFEREAKILGKLGSHSQIPRLLDYFVADGEFYLVQEYVCGPTLARLVRRSGCFSEEWVTRFLREMLVLLQYVHKQQVIHRDIKPQNIIRCQDDGRLVLIDFGAVKELVAQAGETSMKAPTTHFIGTVGFAPPEQFSLRPVFGSDIYALGITCLYLLTGKAPLDFDSDRHTGELIWQNSTQVSEPFANILSKMLKISLSDRYQSVGSILRSLDQNSTPDNAPDNLARCLLTRHQPAPQALANRNDSSSHSHQSPAAKAAIAIRDWKYRMQARQKQRQKDKINHILSE, encoded by the coding sequence ATGAATTTTGCACCCGGAAACTTGTCTTCTTTTCACTCTGATGTTTTGCAGCAAACACAGTTGGGTCAACTGTGTGGTCAACAACAGCTATTTCGCAATCGCTATGAAGTACTACGGATGCTGGGTCGAGGCGGGTTCGGTGTCACATTTCTGGCCAAAGATGTGTTACTGCCGAGTGAACCTTTATGTGTGATTAAGCAATTGTGCCCTAAGGTTGCCGACCCTGCCGCTTTAGAAAACGCCCAAAGACGCTTTGAACGGGAGGCAAAAATTCTCGGCAAGTTGGGCAGCCATTCCCAAATTCCGAGATTGCTGGATTACTTTGTGGCAGACGGGGAATTTTACCTGGTTCAGGAATACGTTTGTGGCCCGACCTTAGCAAGGCTTGTGAGGCGTTCCGGTTGTTTTTCGGAAGAATGGGTGACACGCTTCCTCCGCGAGATGCTGGTGCTGTTGCAGTACGTTCACAAGCAGCAGGTGATTCATCGAGATATCAAGCCTCAAAATATTATTCGCTGTCAGGACGATGGCAGGCTAGTACTGATTGACTTTGGAGCCGTTAAAGAGCTAGTGGCTCAAGCGGGAGAAACCAGCATGAAAGCGCCCACCACCCATTTTATTGGGACAGTGGGGTTTGCGCCGCCTGAACAGTTTTCTCTAAGACCTGTGTTTGGCAGCGATATTTATGCCCTAGGAATTACTTGCCTGTATTTGTTGACGGGGAAAGCACCCTTGGATTTTGATAGCGATCGCCATACCGGTGAGTTAATCTGGCAAAATTCCACCCAGGTGAGTGAACCCTTTGCTAATATTTTGAGCAAAATGCTCAAAATTTCTCTCAGTGACCGCTATCAATCCGTTGGCTCCATCCTGCGATCGCTTGATCAGAACTCGACTCCAGATAATGCTCCAGATAATCTAGCTCGGTGTTTGTTGACTCGCCACCAACCGGCTCCACAAGCGTTGGCAAACAGAAATGACAGCAGTTCTCATAGCCATCAGTCTCCTGCTGCCAAAGCGGCGATCGCAATTCGAGACTGGAAATACCGGATGCAAGCCAGACAAAAGCAGCGTCAAAAGGACAAAATTAACCACATTCTGAGTGAGTGA